The window CATAGGTGTATCTGTCCTCGGGAGAGCGGTTTCGGTCCTCCTCGGCCGCCTTAGCTATCTGGGCCAGCACGAAAtcggggatggggtgggggaacTCGGGGGCCACGGGCAGCAGGTCAGAGTCCGGCTGGTAGCCGCCGGCATCGGCGACGAACTTCACCTCAACGGGGGTGCCGTCAGGGGCGGTGTAGCTGTGGGGACAAAGTGTGCATCAGTCTTTATGCTGCTACTCACAATACTGATGCTATTACCACTGCACGCCTCCCGCCAAACTGTCAACAAACAGACAACACTTGCTGCCGCCAGCCGAGTGGTACTCACGAGAACACTCCACTCTTGACCACGGCGCCCTCGGGGCCGTCTGGGCTGCCGTGCTGGGACACAGAAATGCCGTTGCCGGTCCTCACTTCCAGGTTGTACCTGCCGTCGTCCTGGAGATCGAAGTCGTGCTGCAGGATCTCGGCCTCCTCGCTGGATCCCACAGAGGCATAGCTGTAGGGTCTGTCGGGGGCGGCGAAGGCCACTGCGGCGAGGGCGGCGATGATCACCTGGGTGGAAGACTTCTGTTAGCTTACGACAGACGCATCTCTTGTCCAAATAAGCACAAGAAAAGAATGGTGCATGTCACGCTGTCTAATGTTGTAGTGGCAGTAATCCCATCACATAACACGCCGCTATGATGCTGCGCTAGAGCTGTTATCAAGGcactctgtgtctctgtttgcTGCCATTGGACTTACGAATTTCATGTTGCCTTGTGGAGCTTGTGACGACTGAAGGTCCATGTGCCAGTCTTTATAGGAGTACCTGCGGAGTGGCCGTGAGATGCCAGCTACTGATATTGGCATGAAATATCTTGTTTGTCCACTTTACCGAGTCTCATGAAGGCGTTACGTCATTCCTCGATTATCCATGACAATTATCGTATGTGCATAGCTGTGCAGTAGAAAGGCTTGTGGTGCCCGCTAGAACATCATACGAGGTCAGGGTCGCGGCGGTGGTACTTTTGGCGGTGACTGACATCCTTTGTCAAGCACTAAAGTAATACCAGGACGTGTGGCCTTTAACAACTATGTTCCGCAATGTTAAGTTGATTTTCATGTCAACCATCAGCTTCCCACGTGCTCACCTACATATTTGTGTCACTACTCTGAATGAAAACATGTCgttataaaaatatatacaataaaatCCAAATTTATATCGATGTGAGGTGACACATCGTAACTTCCAGAACACAACATAAAAAGAtgatcattttgtttttctatgtaGTCTTATAATGCATAGCAGTAAACACAATTGACTGAAAAGCCCAAGACGAAGGGGGAGCTGGTATTACAGCACCACTCTTCCGTGAACAGAGCGTATAAGAACATGCAAGAtcaatgaggaaggaaaagttattGTGATATTTAGATCGAGAGTCTTTTACTTTGAGAAATTGTTCCAGGGACACTTATATTTGTCCTAAAGATTACGAAAAATCAAACATGACGGTGCTATTCTATACTGTTCTATGTACAAACAGAACACGAGAACAGAGACAAGAGCAATAAACTCCATATGGGTGACCCTGATATTGcacctcttgaaaaaaaaaaaattacgtattttcatttttaatgaAGCGaaaattattttcttctgaTTGATAATTTAGATAAGGAGAGGACTCTGTAACAGGGAAATAaatatgatatttatttttcttcatcattgatTTCATTGATGTTTAAAAACGATTAACGAATATTGAAATATGAGTTGTTACAACTAAAACTGCTTTGATGTTCACGAGACAGAACCTTTAGCAGCTGGCGTAGAATGCCCTACAGATCCCAGTGCAGGTTGTGAACACATATCTGTGCGGGAAGGTTCATCAACGCGTCTTAACACCAAGACCAAGGGCTATGAACCATCTGAGTGTGACTGATGACATGCGTGAAGCACATCTCAATTAACAATAAGTGTTAATATCGTCGTTGATGAAAACAACAGCAATGCAACGACAAAAAACAGTGTCACTGATTTATATGTAATCGTAATACAAGCTAAGAGAAAGATGCATTATTTTGGTTTAATAATAGAGTAACCCTAATTTTTGTGTTAGCTTTATATCACTAAtcatttttcactcctttcagCCTTTGACAAGTATACGAGGAAATGCTGTTAGATCTCGACTGGGTgccgacaataacaacagttcAGATTCAATGCTATAAAGACTCGCTATTAAGCCAGCATTGACTTACCTTCATGCAACGTTCCTTCTCTCTAATTAGCCAGAGTGTTCAGTCAAAATAGAGTTTTTTTaaacaaggaaaatacaaatatgGCATTCACAGATTCTCCCGTAAGAGGTGAATTCACTATTATACTTCTTCAATATGTTTTTGCTTTGCGTTTAGATTATTGAGTGAGTTTAGTATAATGGATGGTTTCCTGTTTTgatggtgttattattgttatttcttctttggGTATGCTCACAATTTGTGGTTTAGGTTTTTGTCTTATGTACATTTCTAATGATCTATTTAAGTTATGCCATGTATAGATTGCTTGGTATAGTTGCTCCGGACATATATtgtgaatatttttgttttcgatGGCACTGTTGGTCGCTGCGGCCAAtgtgttatttatcttttgtttaagaggaaaaacatgCCAGGGGCAACAAAACAATTTGTATAAAAAAGACGTCCATTATGGTGCCGGTCCCTAAAATGATGATAGAAAGTCAGAAGAGGACTCCGAGGATGGTATGGGagtcatcattttttttgtttatcaattATAAAAATATTATGTGAAGACTGCAAATGTAGATAgttgcatgtagttttgtgtgaaggaacaGAGTTGTGTTTacagggcaggctgtgactgccctctTGTgtttgagacacaaagggaaacgttcagtgaggccacagctggctttaataaTAAGTTCATAAGAtcccctgaaccagtgctattagacttCAGTGGGAGTAATTATCATATTGGCAAGTGTCTACTGCCTTCTCCACTCATTATGGTGATGATTGGTGGTTGTGATAATGTTGCTGCAACTAAGGTGCaacgatgttgttgttgtgaaaggTGTGTTGCCCTAGGAGCAATGttgctatttcttctttattatattttttttccattatttagaTTCTTGATTTATGCAAGGTTCTATCCACGCTGATTAAAAAGAGGGCGAGTTACATGAAAGGTTTTATTGTTCAATgtcaacaatagtaataaatagaTGAGTAGGGAAGGAGAGTTTCGCCCTTGTGGTGGAGCATTTGGTAATGGCGGGTGTTTAGGCATAGGTGTATCTGTCCTCGGGAGAGCGGTTTCGGTCCTCCTCGGCGGCCTTAGCAATCTGGGCCAGCACGAAAtcggggatggggtgggggaacTCGGGGGCCACGGGCAGCAGGTCAGAGTCGGGCTGGTAGCCGCCGGCGTCGGCGACGAACTTCACCTCAACAGGGGTGCCATCAGGGGCGGTGTAGCTGTGGGGACAAAGTGTGCATCAGTCTTCATGCTGCTACTCACAATACTGATTCTATTACCACTGCACGCCTCCCGCCAAACTGTCAACAAACAGACAACACTCGCTGCCGCCAGCCGAGTGGTACTCACGAGAACACTCCACTCTTGACCACGGCGCCCTCGGGGCCGTCTGGGCTGCCGTGCTGGGACACAGAGATGCCGTTGCCGGTCCTCACTTCCAGGTTGTACCTGCCGTCGTCCTGGAGATCGAAGTCGTGCTGCAGGATCTCGGCCTCCTCGCTGGATCCCACAGAGGCATAGCTGTAGGGTCTGTCGGGGGCGGCAAAGGCCACGGCGGTGAGGGCGGCGATGATCACCTGCGTGGAAGACTTCTGTTAGCTTACGACAGACACGTCTCTTGTCCAAATAAGCACAATAAAAGAATGATGTATGTCACGCTATCTACTGGTGTAGTGGCAGTAATTCCATCACATAACACGCCGCTGTGATGCTGCGCCGGAGCTGTTATCGAGGcactctgtgtctctgtgtgctgCCATTGGACTTACGAATTTCATGTTGCCTGGTGGAGCTTGTGACGACTGGAGGTCCATGTGCCAGTCTTTATAGGAGTACCTGCGGAGTGGCCGTGAGATGCCAGCTACTGATATTGGCATGAAATATCTTGTTTGTCCACTTTACCGAGTCTCATGAAGGCGTTACGTCATTACTAGACTATCCATGACAATTATCGTGTGTGCATGGCTGTGGAGTAGAAAGGCTTGTGGTGCCCGCTAGAACATCGTACGAGGTCAGAGTCGCGGCGATGGTACTTTTTTGGCAGTGACTGACATCCTTTCTCAAGAACTGAAGTAATACCAACACGTGTGATGCCTTTGGCAACTATGTTCCGAAATGTTAAGTTGATTTTCATGTCAACCATCAGCTTCCCACGTGCTCACCTATAGATTTGTGTCATTACTCTGAATGAACACATGtctttataaaaaaatatacaataaaatcCAAATTTGTATCGATGTGAGGTGACACATCGTAACTTCCAGAACACAGCATAAAAAGatgattattttgtttttctatgtaGTCTTATAATGCATAGCGGTAAACACAATTGATTGAAAAGCCCAAGACGAAGGGGGAGCTAGTATTACATGCAAGAtcaatgaggaaggaaaagttattGTGATATTTAGATCGAGAGTCTTTTAGCTGCTTCTTACTTTAAGAAATTGTTCCAGGGACACTTTTATATGTCCTAAAGATTACGAAAAATCAAACATGACGGTGCTATTCTATACTGTTCTATGTACAAACACAACACGAGAACAGAGACAAGAGCAATAAACTCCATATGGATGACCCTAATATTGCaacttttgaaaaaaaaaatgtacgtattttcatttttaaagaagtgaaaagaatatactgaaattattttcttcttagtgATAAATTAGCTAAGGAGAGGACTCTGTAacagggaaataaataagatatttatttttcttcatcattgatTTCATTGATGTTTAAAAAAAGGATTCCAGAATATTGAAATATGAATTATTACAACTAAAATTGCTTTGATGTTCACGAGACAGAACCTTTAGCAGCTGGCGTAGAATGACTTGCAGATCCCAGTGCAGGTTGTGAACACATGTCTATGCGAGAAGGTTCATTAACACGTCTTAACACCAATACCAAGGGCTACGAACCTCTTGACTGTGACTGATGACATGCGTGTGGCACATCTCAATAAACAAAAGTGTCAAAATCGCCGTTCATGAAAACAACAGCAATGCAACGACAAAAAAACAGTGTCACTGTTTTATATGTAATCGTAATACAAGCTAAGAGAAAGATGCATTATTTTGGCTCAGTAATAGAATAACCATAATTTTTGTGTTAGCTTTATATCACTAataatttttcacttctttcagaCTTTGACAAGTGTACGAGGAAATGCTGTTAGATCTCGACTAggtgccaacaataacaacagttcAGATTCAATGCTATAAAGGTTCGCTATTAAGCCAGCATTGACTTACCTTCATGCAACGTTCCTTCTCTCTAATTAGCCAGAGTGTTCAGTCAAAATAGAGTTtctttaaagaaagaaaatacaaataatggtTCACAGATTCTCCCGTAAGAGGTGAATTCACTATTATACTTCTTCAATATGTTTTTGCTTTGCGTTTAGATTATTGAGTGAGTTTAGTATAATGGGTGGTTTCCTTTTTtgatggtgttattgttgttataactTCTTTGGGTATGCTCACAATTTGTGGTTTAGGTTTTCGTCTTATGTACATTTCTAATGATCTATTTAAGTTATGCCATATATAGATTGTTTGGTATAGTTGCTCCGGACATATATtgtgaatatttttgttttctatggcACTGTTGGTCGCTGCGGCCAAtgtgttatttatctttttgtttaagaggaaaaacatgCCAAGTGTAACAAGACAATTTGTATAAAAAAAGACGCCCAATGTGGTGCCGGTCCCTAAAATGATGATAGAAAGTCAGAAGAGGACTCCGAGGATGGTATGggagtcatcttttttttttatcaattttaaaaATTATGTGAAGACTGCAAATATAGATAgttgcatgtagttttgtgtgaaggaacagagttgtgtttagagggcaggctgtgactgccctctTGTgtttgagacacaaagg is drawn from Portunus trituberculatus isolate SZX2019 chromosome 44, ASM1759143v1, whole genome shotgun sequence and contains these coding sequences:
- the LOC123518997 gene encoding cuticle protein AMP1A-like, with the translated sequence MPISVAGISRPLRRYSYKDWHMDLQSSQAPQGNMKFVIIAALAAVAFAAPDRPYSYASVGSSEEAEILQHDFDLQDDGRYNLEVRTGNGISVSQHGSPDGPEGAVVKSGVFSYTAPDGTPVEVKFVADAGGYQPDSDLLPVAPEFPHPIPDFVLAQIAKAAEEDRNRSPEDRYTYA
- the LOC123518998 gene encoding cuticle protein AMP1A-like, yielding MPISVAGISRPLRRYSYKDWHMDLQSSQAPPGNMKFVIIAALTAVAFAAPDRPYSYASVGSSEEAEILQHDFDLQDDGRYNLEVRTGNGISVSQHGSPDGPEGAVVKSGVFSYTAPDGTPVEVKFVADAGGYQPDSDLLPVAPEFPHPIPDFVLAQIAKAAEEDRNRSPEDRYTYA